One stretch of Amycolatopsis tolypomycina DNA includes these proteins:
- a CDS encoding ABC transporter ATP-binding protein, producing the protein MTTAVSVRGLRKQYPGHLAVAGLDLEIAQGEVFALLGPNGAGKTTTVEILEGHRQRTAGEVTVLGEDPGKAGRAWRARLGIVLQTATDAAELNVAETVRHFAKYYPGPRDPDEVIEKVGLTEKARTRVKALSGGQRRRVDVALGIIGRPELLFLDEPTTGFDPEARRQFWTLISDLAAEGTTILLTTHYLDEAEALADRVAVIARGEIVAQDTPQNLGGRAAAEATVRWTDERGEHVERTAYPTKLVTELAAGGRELAGLTVTRPSLEDIYLDLIGDKA; encoded by the coding sequence ATGACCACAGCAGTGAGCGTGCGCGGCCTGCGCAAGCAGTACCCCGGCCACCTCGCGGTGGCCGGACTGGACCTGGAGATCGCCCAGGGCGAGGTCTTCGCCCTGCTCGGGCCGAACGGCGCCGGGAAGACCACGACCGTCGAGATCCTCGAAGGGCACCGGCAGCGGACGGCCGGCGAGGTCACGGTGCTCGGCGAGGACCCCGGCAAGGCCGGCCGCGCCTGGCGGGCCCGGCTCGGCATCGTCCTGCAGACGGCGACCGACGCCGCCGAGCTGAACGTCGCCGAAACCGTCCGGCACTTCGCGAAGTACTACCCCGGCCCGCGCGATCCCGACGAGGTGATCGAGAAGGTCGGGCTCACGGAGAAGGCGCGTACGCGCGTCAAGGCGCTCTCGGGCGGGCAGCGCCGCCGCGTCGACGTCGCGCTCGGCATCATCGGGCGGCCCGAGCTGCTCTTCCTCGACGAGCCGACCACCGGCTTCGACCCCGAGGCCCGGCGGCAGTTCTGGACGCTGATCAGCGATCTCGCCGCCGAGGGCACCACCATCCTGCTGACCACCCACTACCTCGACGAGGCCGAAGCGCTCGCCGACCGGGTCGCGGTCATCGCCCGCGGCGAGATCGTCGCCCAGGACACGCCGCAGAACCTGGGTGGCAGGGCCGCCGCCGAGGCCACCGTGCGGTGGACCGACGAACGCGGCGAGCACGTCGAGCGCACCGCGTACCCGACCAAGCTCGTCACCGAGCTCGCGGCGGGGGGTCGGGAGCTCGCCGGGCTGACGGTGACCAGGCCGAGCCTCGAAGACATCTACCTGGACCTGATCGGAGACAAGGCATGA
- a CDS encoding ABC transporter permease yields MTTLALPGPLALGLARGGTELRQFFRHKEQVVFTFSLPAVLMILLGSILDGPTALDGVTSGQLLAAGMIGSGIVSTSFNSIATGVSADRETGALKRLRGTPMPPASYFVGKMVLVAVSSLAQTVLMAAVAVALFGLELPSDPAKWLTLLWVFALGIVSCTLLGIAVSSLAKSTNGAVAIVQMLYLVLQFISGVFVSPITSLPKVMVDIASFFPLKWICQGFRSVFLPDGAVRMEMAGAWELPRVALVLGIWCVVGAVLARLTFRWTDAK; encoded by the coding sequence ATGACCACGCTCGCCCTTCCCGGACCACTGGCACTGGGGCTGGCCCGCGGCGGCACCGAGCTGCGGCAGTTCTTCCGGCACAAGGAACAGGTGGTCTTCACCTTCTCCCTGCCCGCGGTGCTGATGATCCTGCTCGGGTCCATCCTGGACGGCCCGACCGCGCTCGACGGCGTCACGTCCGGGCAGCTGCTGGCGGCCGGGATGATCGGCTCCGGCATCGTGTCGACGTCGTTCAACAGCATCGCGACCGGCGTCTCGGCCGACCGCGAAACCGGCGCGCTCAAGCGGCTGCGCGGCACGCCGATGCCGCCGGCGTCGTACTTCGTCGGCAAGATGGTGCTGGTCGCCGTGTCGAGCCTGGCCCAGACCGTGCTGATGGCCGCGGTCGCCGTGGCGCTGTTCGGGCTGGAACTGCCGTCCGACCCGGCGAAGTGGCTGACGCTGCTGTGGGTGTTCGCGCTCGGCATCGTCTCGTGCACCCTGCTCGGGATCGCGGTCAGCTCGCTGGCGAAGTCCACCAACGGCGCGGTCGCCATCGTGCAGATGCTGTACCTGGTGCTGCAGTTCATCTCCGGCGTCTTCGTTTCGCCGATCACGAGCCTGCCGAAAGTTATGGTGGACATCGCGTCGTTCTTCCCGCTGAAGTGGATCTGCCAGGGGTTCCGGTCGGTCTTCCTGCCGGACGGCGCCGTGAGGATGGAGATGGCCGGGGCATGGGAACTTCCGCGGGTGGCGCTGGTGCTGGGGATCTGGTGCGTGGTGGGCGCGGTGCTGGCGCGGCTGACGTTCCGGTGGACCGACGCGAAGTGA